Proteins encoded together in one uncultured Desulfosarcina sp. window:
- a CDS encoding MBOAT family protein — translation MLFSSLFFLFAFLPAVILAYYGQYLLVKNRLRNLILLLFSYLFYLFGAPDFILVLAGSTLFDYAIGRFMDRFPGRKRLWLILSIVVNLGLLAWFKYANFMVNQTTDALGRLSIDLSGWETVALPIGISFFTFQKLSYVIDVYRGRCRSIANVIDFAMYVALFPQLVAGPIVRFVDIREQIENRVETWDRFYGGALRFCWGLSKKVILADTCGRFADLAFGRPTASLDTISAWVGALAYTLQIYLDFSAYSDMAIGLGMLFGFRFLENFNRPYSAFSLTDFWRRWHISLSRWFRDYLYIPLGGSRKGTARTYLNLTIVFLLCGFWHGANWTFVVWGAYHGLFLVAERITGLRRLPENRLRGLRRLLTLLIVVCGWVIFRCDDLSQAAGYFSVMFSFDVSGFAPWLLDMFDLKNTVLLLCAATALVLPPGSLETDGQLQKRKLLPTAAGIVVFTILLPWCVVIMASGNLNPFIYYRF, via the coding sequence ATGCTTTTTTCGAGCCTCTTTTTTCTCTTTGCCTTTCTCCCGGCGGTGATACTGGCCTACTACGGCCAGTATCTGCTGGTAAAAAACCGCCTGCGGAACCTGATCCTGCTGCTCTTTTCCTACCTTTTCTATCTTTTCGGTGCGCCGGACTTTATCCTGGTTCTGGCCGGATCGACCCTGTTCGACTACGCCATCGGGCGTTTCATGGACCGTTTCCCAGGCCGCAAACGCCTGTGGCTGATCCTGTCCATCGTCGTCAACCTGGGCCTGCTGGCCTGGTTCAAATACGCCAATTTCATGGTCAATCAAACCACCGATGCGCTTGGGCGGCTGAGCATCGACCTGTCGGGTTGGGAAACGGTAGCCCTTCCCATCGGCATCTCCTTTTTCACCTTTCAGAAACTCAGCTACGTCATCGATGTTTACCGGGGACGCTGCCGATCCATTGCCAATGTGATCGACTTTGCCATGTACGTAGCGCTGTTCCCCCAACTGGTGGCCGGGCCCATCGTACGCTTTGTGGATATTCGGGAGCAGATCGAAAACCGCGTGGAAACCTGGGATCGCTTTTATGGCGGTGCGCTCCGTTTCTGCTGGGGGCTGAGCAAAAAAGTGATCCTGGCCGATACCTGCGGGCGGTTCGCCGACCTGGCTTTCGGCCGTCCGACCGCATCTTTGGATACGATCAGCGCCTGGGTGGGGGCCCTGGCGTACACCCTGCAGATTTACCTCGATTTTTCGGCCTATTCGGACATGGCCATCGGCCTGGGCATGCTGTTCGGTTTTCGTTTCCTGGAAAACTTCAACCGTCCCTACAGCGCATTCAGTCTGACCGATTTCTGGCGTCGGTGGCACATTTCGCTGAGCCGCTGGTTTCGGGATTACCTGTACATTCCTTTGGGTGGAAGCCGCAAGGGAACGGCACGCACCTACCTGAACCTGACCATCGTGTTTCTTTTATGCGGTTTCTGGCACGGGGCCAACTGGACCTTTGTCGTCTGGGGCGCCTACCATGGCCTCTTTCTGGTGGCAGAACGGATCACCGGCCTGCGCAGGCTTCCGGAAAACCGCCTGCGCGGATTGCGCCGCCTGTTGACATTATTGATTGTCGTCTGCGGATGGGTCATCTTCCGTTGCGATGATCTTTCGCAAGCGGCCGGCTATTTTTCAGTCATGTTCAGCTTCGACGTTTCGGGTTTCGCCCCCTGGCTGCTGGACATGTTCGACCTGAAGAACACCGTGCTGCTTCTTTGCGCAGCCACGGCGCTGGTTCTGCCACCGGGCAGCCTGGAGACCGACGGCCAATTGCAAAAAAGAAAGTTGCTGCCCACCGCCGCAGGCATCGTCGTGTTTACGATCCTGTTGCCGTGGTGCGTGGTCATCATGGCATCCGG
- the parC gene encoding DNA topoisomerase IV subunit A translates to MTNSTHFDTERIPLQQFSRQAYLDYAMYVIMDRALPHIGDGLKPVQRRIIYAMNELGLKATAKHKKSARTVGDVLGKFHPHGDTACYEAMVHMAQDFSYRYPLIDGQGNWGAPDDPKSFAAMRYTEARLSPFAEVLLAEVGMGTVQWVPNFDGTLKEPRLLPARLPNILLNGSTGIAVGMATDIPPHNLNEVVDACIHLIDNPQADTQALCTYIQGPDYPSGAEIITPREEIEEIYRTGKGIIRMRATFEAENGDIVINDLPHQVSPARILEQIAGQMAKKKLPMVADLRDESDHEEPIRLVIVPRSNRVDKEALMAHLFATTELEKTFRVNLNLIGLDRKPGVKGLTALLAEWIEFRTQTVKERLGYRLEKVKQRLHILEGLLTAYLNIDEVIRIIRTEDEPKPVLIARFSLSDEQAEAILQLRLRHLAKLEEMKIRGEQEELEKERQQLEKTLGSEARLKTLIKKELRTDAKTYGDPRRTAIVQREEAQAISEEQLAPVEPVTVILSANGWVRAAKGHEIEPEEASYRPGDHYLDAARGKSNQPVVFLDATGRSYSLSAHTLPSARGYGEPLTGRFVLPPGATITGVLMAPSNRKLLMASDAGYGFITRFEELVTRNTKGKAVLTLPKGARPIRPILIDDSSGNLLAAVTNEGRMLVFPLNKLPALAKGKGNKIIQIPPKRAKSREELLTHLILVPEEGTLVIHAGKRFFKLTYGNLAQYMGERGRRGKKLPRGFQNVDWLESQAPVQAPLELGGTTDGQEIES, encoded by the coding sequence ATGACCAACTCGACACATTTTGACACCGAACGCATTCCCCTGCAGCAGTTCTCCCGGCAGGCCTACCTCGACTATGCCATGTACGTGATCATGGACCGCGCCCTACCCCACATCGGCGACGGGCTCAAGCCGGTACAGCGGCGCATTATCTACGCCATGAACGAACTGGGGCTCAAGGCCACCGCCAAGCACAAAAAATCGGCCCGCACCGTGGGCGACGTGCTGGGCAAATTTCATCCCCACGGAGATACGGCCTGCTACGAGGCCATGGTCCACATGGCCCAGGACTTTTCCTATCGCTACCCGCTGATCGACGGCCAGGGCAACTGGGGGGCGCCGGACGACCCCAAGTCCTTTGCCGCCATGCGCTACACCGAAGCGCGCCTCTCGCCGTTTGCCGAAGTGCTGCTGGCGGAGGTCGGCATGGGAACGGTACAGTGGGTGCCCAATTTTGACGGCACCCTGAAAGAACCGCGCCTGCTACCGGCCCGTCTGCCCAATATTCTGCTCAACGGCTCCACCGGAATCGCCGTGGGCATGGCCACCGACATTCCGCCCCACAACCTGAACGAAGTGGTCGATGCCTGCATCCACCTGATCGACAATCCTCAGGCCGATACCCAGGCCCTTTGCACCTATATCCAGGGGCCCGACTACCCGTCCGGCGCCGAAATAATCACGCCGCGGGAAGAGATCGAGGAAATTTACCGGACAGGCAAAGGCATCATCCGCATGCGGGCCACCTTTGAGGCGGAAAACGGCGACATTGTCATCAACGACCTGCCCCACCAGGTTTCCCCGGCCAGAATCCTGGAGCAGATCGCCGGCCAGATGGCCAAGAAAAAATTGCCCATGGTCGCCGATCTCAGGGACGAATCGGACCACGAGGAACCCATCCGCCTGGTGATCGTGCCGCGCTCCAACCGGGTCGACAAAGAGGCCCTCATGGCCCACCTGTTCGCCACCACCGAACTGGAGAAAACCTTTCGGGTCAACCTCAATCTAATCGGACTGGATCGCAAACCGGGGGTGAAAGGGCTGACGGCGCTGCTGGCGGAATGGATCGAATTCCGAACCCAGACCGTGAAGGAACGCCTGGGGTACCGGCTGGAGAAGGTCAAGCAACGCCTGCATATTCTCGAAGGATTGCTGACCGCCTACCTGAACATCGACGAGGTGATCCGCATCATCCGCACCGAAGACGAACCCAAACCGGTGCTGATCGCTCGTTTCAGCCTTTCCGACGAGCAGGCCGAGGCCATCCTCCAGCTTCGTCTGCGTCACCTGGCCAAGCTGGAAGAGATGAAAATCCGCGGCGAACAGGAGGAACTGGAAAAAGAGCGCCAGCAGCTTGAAAAAACCCTGGGCTCCGAGGCCCGTCTCAAGACCCTGATCAAAAAAGAGTTGCGCACCGACGCCAAGACCTACGGCGACCCGCGACGCACGGCCATCGTCCAGCGCGAAGAGGCCCAGGCCATTTCCGAAGAGCAACTGGCACCGGTGGAACCGGTAACCGTCATTCTCTCGGCCAACGGTTGGGTGCGCGCCGCCAAGGGCCATGAAATCGAGCCCGAGGAGGCCAGCTACCGACCGGGCGATCATTATCTGGACGCCGCCCGGGGAAAAAGCAACCAGCCGGTGGTCTTTTTGGATGCCACCGGCCGGTCCTACAGCCTCTCGGCGCACACTCTGCCCTCGGCCCGGGGATACGGCGAACCGCTAACCGGCCGCTTCGTCCTGCCGCCGGGAGCCACCATCACCGGTGTTCTGATGGCACCGTCGAATCGCAAGCTGCTCATGGCCAGTGACGCCGGCTACGGGTTCATCACCCGGTTCGAAGAATTGGTTACCCGCAACACCAAGGGCAAGGCGGTGCTGACCCTGCCCAAAGGCGCCCGTCCGATTCGACCCATCCTGATCGACGACAGCTCCGGAAATCTGCTGGCGGCGGTCACCAACGAAGGACGCATGCTGGTCTTTCCGTTGAACAAGCTGCCGGCCCTGGCCAAGGGGAAAGGCAATAAAATCATTCAGATTCCTCCCAAACGGGCCAAATCCCGGGAGGAACTGCTGACCCATCTGATTCTGGTTCCCGAGGAGGGCACCCTGGTGATCCATGCCGGCAAGCGGTTCTTCAAATTGACCTATGGCAATCTTGCCCAGTACATGGGCGAGCGCGGCCGCCGCGGCAAAAAGCTGCCCCGCGGCTTTCAGAATGTGGACTGGCTGGAAAGCCAGGCGCCGGTTCAGGCCCCGTTGGAACTGGGTGGCACTACGGATGGACAGGAGATAGAATCCTGA